Genomic DNA from Acipenser ruthenus chromosome 4, fAciRut3.2 maternal haplotype, whole genome shotgun sequence:
ATAATGTCGAGTTCTGATTGGTTTAGAGACGTAATCGGTTGCGCACCAGTTGTAAAGGATTCTAGGAATTGTGGTTTCTTGCTTAATATTTTGCTTGTCCATATGAAAAAAAGACCTACAACTCCCAGAGAACAGCGTGACATGACTCAAAGCAGCTGAtgttttgggggaggggggtctaGACGAAAGccttattattctttatttaattttttttgatgTTGAAGGATTGTAATATTACAATCCAGTAATCTATTTAGGGATATGTTTCATACAATAAATTAGTTCTTTAAAGGAGAAAGATATACGATCAGAGTTATCAATACATGTTTCTCTGACCAGGAAGGCTTTAGATTACACAGACAGTTGGCCTAAGCTTATCATTATAATTCTTAGACCTGACTAATGCCCTTTAGTGAGTTATATGTAAAATATGAAAAGAGCTCAATTGTTTAGATTATGGATGTAacgattcattgttttgctgaATTTACATGACATATCGAATTCATTGTGAATGCATACTTTCCTCTAATTTTCTTTATGTCTTTAAACAAAACAGTCCATTAAATGATcagttgatattattattattattattattattattattattattattattattatgcaccaTACAGACAACCTATCAGGACCATCCCATGTATCATGATACATATCACATCGCGACCTGAGTAGTCTATAGTTACACCTCtagaaattatatataatattgtttatttctgtacctaaataatgttttctgaacatctttttttctttttcaaccaCAGCTTAAAAACCAGTTTCATGAAGTGGAAACCCGACTATGACAGTGCAGCTTCAGAGTATGCAAAAGCAGGTCAGAAAACCTGACAAATTGATTTTGTGAAAGATTGCACATTATGTTTTTGTTAGGTAGACATATTATCATATTAGTGTTAACCTAGTACTAGACTATTTTGGACCAAAATATTGTAGTTACTGGTCCTTAGTGAATATTCTGTTAATCTCCACAACTCCAGTTCTATTAGACGTTTCTAGTTCTTTGGCACTTTGTGAGGAGCCTTCTTGGTGCTGTATCTttactttgtgtgttttttttttttatctactatGATCACACAACGACCCTGGACACTCCATCTAAAACACATagaaaagtgtaacaaagcaccgtgtaaagcacagaggtttaataaagcatatttaaaaaacaacaacaacaaaaaaaaactagttgCTGTTTTGGCACGTCTTAAGCTTTCCCAGTTCTTTCTTATTCATGGTTAATATTTGTAGTGTCTTTCACTACTTTACACAAAGAATTCTCTCTGGTGGTGACAACTATAGATTAGTCTGAAGCTGTTCTGACTGAACAAAGAAACATAACAAACTGTCCaatgtgttttgttaaatatGACTTTTGTCTCTTCTCTTTTAAACAgctgttgcttttaaaaatgcaaaacaattagATCAAGCAAAAGAAGCCTACCTGAGTGAAGCCCAGGCACATACAGATAACAGAGCGTATcctttaaatacagtttaaaaacagtGTGTTGTGTAAAATGTCATTGACTGTTATTCtgtatattgtattgtgttgtttgcCGTTATTTTCCTTAACGTCTTTTCCAGTCTTTTCCATGCTGCAAAGTAAGTATTACAATGTTGTTAGTTCTCAAATTACTGTATACAATAATTTATgaaatttatttttgtgtgaaaGGTTAACCCCTTTTATCTcatatgtttacattttatttttcacagagcAATTGAACAAGCTGGCATGATGTTAAAGGTTGGTGCTTTTGAATTACTGTTTGAAATGGGTAAATATAGGGTCCTCAGTGAGACCTTTTTAAAAGCACTGTGCCTTGGAGTGCAAGGTGAGTCATGCAAGCGTAGTTTTGACTGCTGCTTAAGCCAAGTTGCCTATCTTGACTGGAGACCCACAGGGATGCAATGGCCTGCAGTCCCACATTATTAAAGAGGAAGAGAGACTGGGGATAGTTTACCTCATTGCACTTCATGGGTTCAGGCAGACACTTACCAGGCTTGGCCCTTGCCTCCAGGCTTCATTGGCTTGGTAATATCCAATTGTTTTCTGAGATGAATCacatgtgtttaaattatttagtAAAACATACATTTAGCATTGCTAGCTATGTATGCTAAACCAAGATCAAGCTGTGTAATCTGTTCCTTGCAGGAGATGCAACGAATGCCTGAAGCAATTCAGTATATTGAGAAAGCAAGCATGATGTATGTGGAGAATGGTACACCAGACACTGCTGCAATGGCATTGGATCGGGCTGGCAAGTAAGTCAGAATGTAATTGTGTGACATACAGTATTCGGTTCCTGCTGTGTTTAGAAATCATTTAACATTTTCTTGGTTTTATGAGGCACTTGCTTAACACAATGTAACTGGAGATCATAACTTAGCCATGTTAGCAGCTTGGTAGAATATCTGgcaaaaatgttttttcacaATTTGAACACTTACTAAGGGTGTAACTAACAACTTTGGAATAGTAAAATGCATACAAACCTGTTTGTGTTGATCCTGTACTAAATACATCAAATATTCATCAGAGACTAATTGGAGATGACCCCTAACCAAGTATTTTTCTGTTTCAGATTGATAGAGCCTGTAAACCTGGAAAAGGCAGTGGAACTTTATCAACAGGCTGCGTCTGTATTTGAAGTAAGTTCAGCCATATATTTACCACACTTACTCACAAGCATGCTAATTCATGGTTAACCTACAGATTTGCACTTCAGGAGAAATTTGTGTATAGAGTGTCAGAAGTTACTTATGTCTGTCCCTTACGTCCTTTGTGAAAAATAAAGGGTTTGGCTAGCATTATTTAAGACTGTTTCAGAACTCATGTGTTGTATTTTTTAGAATGAAGATCGTTTACGGCAGGCGGTGGAACTATTGGGAAAAGCCTCCCGACTGCTGGTCAGGGCTCGCAGGTAGAGCTTCCTTAAATTatccatattattttttttggttctctATACTGTAATGCTTAAATAAGTTCTGTATTTccataaatgtattttcttatgttTACAGATTTGATGAAGCTGCTGCATCCATACAGAAAGAGAAGGACATATATAAAGAAATAGAAAATTATCCTACATGCTTTAAGGTAAAGTAAAATCAAAACTGCTGCAGATTATAACAATAGCTTGACAATGTTCAAATCAATTGTAACCTTTTTAATGtgaatggctggtttcacagtttCTGATTAGCACGAACCCTGGACTACCTCATGTTACCTTAAGTAACACAGTCTGAGATTAGTGTTAGTCAGTGACTGCGAAACCAGACGTAGGAGGTTAATTCAGTTAATTCTTTGATGGGCAGGAAAAAGTGTTTGCAGAGCAAATGAGtagcattttttatttgattaacaCATCATGAatgatgaatacaaataaaaatggatCCACTTCTGTTTATTTCCTTGCTAACAAAGTTACTACCTGTATAAAGTTTTATGTTATTGAAATAGATAAAATACATAGTTTAATTGTCTAATACTGAAGAGATCATAGAGGAATGCTGTTTTGCAAtaaaaaacatggatttttttaatCGAAAgagaaaaacacctttttaaagttacaaaactaAATGAACAACGTAAGGATACCTGGCAGCCTGTTTATTACATTCCTCAGATATTGTCAAGTGTATATAACATAACTAACATTtcgaaaacctttttttaaaaagcatgtgaTACTGCTTGATTTTATTACCTGTTGTATTTTCCTTTCGTAGAAAACAATTGCACAAGTGCTTGTTCACCTTCACAGAAATGACTTCGTTGCAGCAGACAGATGTGTCAGAGAAAGCTACAGGCAAgtagcttcttcttcttctacagCAAATTAATATTTCTGGAGACATGGGTAAAGGGAAGGCATTAATCCAgtgggtggtggtgggggggggggggggctttcatGGGTTTTCTATAATTCAGCTGTAAATGTAGCACCACCgatacattttcaattaaatattattacttTTCCTTGTCAGTATCCCAGGGTTCAACAGCAGTGAAGACTGTGGTGCAATGGAGAAGCTTTTAGAAGGCTATGATCAGCAAGACGAGGACCAAGTGTATTCCGTGTGTAACTCTCCTCTAGTCAAGTACATGGACAATGACGTAAGTTTTGGAATTTCAAGACTGCTAAAGTTCCAGTAGAAAGGGGTAAGGGCAGTCTAGCTAAtgctgattttaaaaaacaaaacaaagatttatAATGGCTGGACAT
This window encodes:
- the LOC117400712 gene encoding gamma-soluble NSF attachment protein-like yields the protein MAAQKINEAHEHIAKAEKYLKTSFMKWKPDYDSAASEYAKAAVAFKNAKQLDQAKEAYLSEAQAHTDNRALFHAAKAIEQAGMMLKEMQRMPEAIQYIEKASMMYVENGTPDTAAMALDRAGKLIEPVNLEKAVELYQQAASVFENEDRLRQAVELLGKASRLLVRARRFDEAAASIQKEKDIYKEIENYPTCFKKTIAQVLVHLHRNDFVAADRCVRESYSIPGFNSSEDCGAMEKLLEGYDQQDEDQVYSVCNSPLVKYMDNDYAKLALSLKVPGGGTKKKSPETPKNGAGGSRVEQEDDEYSGGLC